A single region of the Hippopotamus amphibius kiboko isolate mHipAmp2 chromosome 6, mHipAmp2.hap2, whole genome shotgun sequence genome encodes:
- the LOC130855681 gene encoding LOW QUALITY PROTEIN: GDP-fucose transporter 1-like (The sequence of the model RefSeq protein was modified relative to this genomic sequence to represent the inferred CDS: inserted 2 bases in 1 codon) translates to MNRASLKRSRILHMALMGTSDPSAEAEASQEKPFVPRALQIALVVSLYWVTSISMVFLNKYLLDSPSLRLXIFVTFYQCLVTSLLCKALSSLATCCPGTVDFPTLRLDLRVARSVLPLSVVFIGMINFNNLCLKYVGVAFYNVGRSLTTVFNVLLSYLLLKQTTSFYALLTCGIIIGGFWLGVDQEGAEGTLSWTGTLFGVLASLCVSLNAIYTKKVLPAVDGSIWRLTFYNNVNACVLFLPLLLLLGELRALYSFPQLGSAHFWGMMTLGGLFGFAIGYVTGLQIKFTSPLTHNVSGTAKACAQTVLAVLYYEETKSLLWWTSNMLVLGGSSAYTWVRRWEMRRLQEEPRPKEDEKGNMEV, encoded by the exons ATGAACAGGGCCTCTCTGAAGCGGTCAAGGATCCTGCACATGGCACTGATGGGGACTTCCGACCCCTCCGCAGAGGCAGAGGCCAGCCAGGAGAAACCCTTTGTGCCGCGGGCACTGCAGATCGCACTGGTGGTCTCTCTCTACTGGGTCACGTCCATCTCTATGGTGTTCCTTAACAAGTACCTGCTGGATAGCCCCTCCCTGCGGCT CATCTTCGTCACCTTCTACCAGTGCCTGGTGACCTCGCTGCTGTGCAAGGCCCTCAGCTCGCTGGCCACCTGCTGTCCTGGCACCGTGGACTTCCCCACCCTGCGCCTGGACCTCAGGGTGGCCCGCAGCGTCCTGCCCCTGTCGGTGGTCTTCATTGGCATGATCAACTTCAATAACCTCTGCCTCAAGTATGTGGGTGTGGCCTTCTACAACGTGGGCCGCTCACTTACCACGGTCTTCAATGTGCTGCTCTCCTACCTGCTGCTCAAGCAAACCACCTCCTTCTATGCCTTGCTTACCTGTGGCATCATCATCGGTGGCTTCTGGCTTGGCGTGGACCAGGAGGGCGCAGAGGGTACCCTGTCTTGGACGGGCACGCTCTTTGGCGTGCTCGCCAGCCTCTGTGTCTCGCTCAACGCCATTTACACCAAGAAGGTGCTCCCCGCAGTGGATGGCAGCATCTGGCGCCTGACCTTCTACAACAACGTCAATGCCTGCGTCCTCTTTCTgcccctgctcctgctgctggGGGAGCTCCGGGCCCTCTACAGCTTCCCCCAGCTGGGCAGCGCCCACTTCTGGGGCATGATGACGCTGGGCGGCCTGTTTGGCTTCGCCATCGGCTATGTGACAGGACTACAGATCAAGTTCACCAGTCCCCTGACCCACAACGTGTCCGGCACGGCCAAAGCCTGTGCCCAGACGGTGCTGGCCGTCCTCTACTACGAGGAGACCAAGAGCTTGCTCTGGTGGACGAGCAATATGCTGGTGCTGGGCGGCTCCTCCGCCTACACCTGGGTCCGGCGCTGGGAGATGCGGAGGCTTCAGGAGGAGCCCCGCCCCAAGGAGGACGAGAAGGGTAACATGGAGGTGTGA